TTCTATCCCGACGACTTCACCTTTGCCGACGGCAAGGTGATCGAGGTCGGCGCCAAGACCCATCTCCTGCATGGCTCGCACGGCATCCTCGTTCAGTCGCAGGGCGGCGGGGGCGGCGCTGGCGGCATGGACGTCGCGGGCGCGATCTCGTTTGCCAAGGCGGACAAGGATTCGACCGCGAGCGCGCTGGTCTTCGGGCTGGGCGGATTCGGCGGCTCGGGCGGGGACGCGGGCATCGTCGATGCGACCATCGGCGCCGTCTCGGGTCCGCGAATCCAGGTCCAGGGTACCGGTGACGTCAAGTCGGCGGTCTATGTCGGCTCGGTCGGCGGCGGCGGCGGCGACGGCGCGATGAACGTCTCGGCCTCGATCACCTCCGACGGGTCGGTCACGGCCGGGATCGGCGGCGCGGGCGGCGGCGGCGGCAAGGGCGCCGACGTCACGGCCAAGGTCAGCGCCGACCTTTTTGCCAGCGGCTACAAGGCGACCGGCCTCACGGTCCAGTCGGTCGGCGGCGGCGGCGGCAATGGCGGGTTCAATTTCTCGGGCGGGTTCAAGCCGCTTGAGGGCACCGAGCCGGTCATTGTCTTCGGCATGGGTGGCGACGGCGGCGTCGGCAATTCGTCGGGCAATGTGGTGGCCGAGCAGGACGGCAACGTCATCGTCGAGGGCTACAGCTCGCGCGGCGTGCTGGTTCAGTCGATTGCCGGCGGCGGCGGTGACGGCGGCATGGACTTCGTCGCCAACGTCAATCGCTCGAACGGCGACAGCAAGCTCGACGGTTTCGCGGCGGGCATCGGCATCGGCGGCACCGGCGGCAAGGGCGGGATCGCCGGCAGCGCAAGCCTGCGCAGCACCGGCAACATCCTCGTCAATACGGTGGTCACCACCAATGCCGACGGCTCGACGAGCCTCAAGGCGAGCAGCCAGGAGGGCTTCTCGCCGGGCGTCACCGTGCAGTCGATCGGCGGCGGCGGCGGCTCGGGCGGGTTCAACCTCGTCGGCGTCTACACGTCGAACGGCAATCCGCTCTCGGTCGCGGTCGGCGGGAGCGGCGGGGTCGGCGGCGACGCCGGCATCGTCAGCGTCATCCGCGGCAAGCTCGAGGACGGCAGCGTCTCGCGCTCGCTGATCAACACCTTCGGCGCCGGCTCGGCCGGGCTCGTCGCGCAGTCGATCGGCGGCGGCGGCGGCAGCGCGGCGACCAACCTCGCCTTCGCGACCGGCTCGACCAAGGCCAATGCGACCGGCTTCGGCGGACAGATCGTGGTCGGCGGCGACGGCGCCTCGTCGGGCAACGGCAAGGCCGTCTCGGTCGAGCATTTCGGCACCATCCAGACCGACGGCTACGGCAGCGAGGGCATCCTCGCCCAGTCGATCGGCAAGGGCGGCGGCAATGCCGCGGTCAACGTCGGCTTCACCAAGCTCGGCGAGAAGACCGCCTCGCTCAAATTCTGGACCGACGAGGGCAAGTCGACCAAGAAGTCGAACATCACCGGTTTCTCGATCGCCATCGGCGGCGCGGCCGGTGACGCGGGCTCGGCCGATGACGTGACGGTCGTCCATGACGGCACCATCCTCACGCACCAGGCCGCCTCGAGCGGCCTCGTCGCCCAGTCCTTCGCGGGCGGCGGCGGCAACGTCGCGATGAACCTCGGGCTGCTCACCGGCACCGACAACAACCTCAAGGCCTCGATCGGCCGCGAGGGCGGCAAGGGCGGCACCGCCGGCGACGTCGACGTCACCGCGCGCGGCCTCATCGTCACCAGCGGCGACCATTCGAACGGCATCGTTGCCCAGTCGACCGGCGGGGCCGGCGGCATGAGCGGCACGACCTCGATCGAGGGGCAAGCCTCGGGCGGCTCGGGCAAGGACCGGACCGCGAGTGGCTTCGGCCTGTCGGTCGGGCTCGAGGGCGGCGCGGGCGGCCACAGCGGCACCGTGACGGTCGCCAACAGCGCCGACATCCAGACCGACGGCGAAAGCGCGCGCGGGATCATCGCGCAGTCGATCGGCGGCGACGGCGGCATCGCCGGCTCGGCTCGCGTGCTCACCACCGACCAGAAGGACAGCATCGCGGTAGCGATCGGCGGCGGGGGCGGCGACAGCGCCGTGTCGGCCAAGGTTACCGTCGGCAACAGCGGCCTCATCGTCACCAAGGGCGCGTCGAGCGACGGCATCCTTGCGCAGTCGATCGGTGGCAGCGGCGGTGTCGGCGGCTCTGCCTCGACCATCAAGAAGGCCGCGGACAATCTCGAGAAGAAGACCGCGACCACGATCGGCGTGGCGGTCGGCGGCAGCGGCGGATCGGGCTCGATCGCGGCCGACGTCGCGGTCACCAACGACGGCATCATCTCGACGATCGGGCAGAAGTCCTACGGCATCCGCGCCCAGTCGATCGGCGGCGGCGGCGGTGTCGGCGGCGCAGTCTACAACGTCGAGCAGCAGAAGGCGCAGACGGTCAACACGTTCAACGTGCTGGTGGGCGGCGGCGGCGGCGACGGCAATCTCGCCGGCCGGGTAGACGTCATCAACCGCGGGTTGATCATGACCACAGGCGAGGGTGCCTCGGGCATCAGCGCCAATTCGATCGGCGGCGGCGGCGGCGATGCCGGCTCGGTGTCGAACCTGACCGTCCTGTCGACGCAGAACGACGGCGATTCGAATGCGATCCAGGTGGCGATCGGCGGCGGTGGCGGCTCGGGCAGCAAGGGCGGCACGGTCAAGGTCGTCAACGCGGCGGTCGCGGGCCAGGCCAATTCGGGCACGATCTTCACCACTGGCAAGGACGCGCATGGCATCTTCGCCCAGTCGCTCGGCGGTGGCGGCGGCAACGGTTCGTCGATCGCTTCGATCGCCAAGAGCTCGGGCAACAAGGACAGCATATCGCTCGGCATCAACATCGGCGGCGCTGGCGGTGACGGCAACGTCGGCGGCGAGGTGATCGTCGAGAACAGCGGCAGCATCCAGACCGAGGGCGAGGGGAGCTACGGCATCCTTGCGCAGTCGATCGGCGGAAGCGGCGGCAACGGCGGGCTGGTCCTGTCCACCAACATCCTCCTCAAGGCCAAGGATAAGTCGCCGCTCATCTCGATCGGCGGCATCGGCGGCGCCGGCAATGACGGCGGCCATGTCTCGGTCATCAACAGCGGCCGGATCTTCACCAAGGGCAAGAATGCCGACGGCATCGTCGCGCAGTCGATCGGCGGCGGCGGCGGCAATGCCGGGATGGGCGTCGCGCTCACCGGCGACGTCAAGACGCTGGTCGCCTCAAACCTGATGGCGCTTGCGGTCGGCGCGCTCGGCGGCGGCAGTGCAGGGGTCGGCGGGCAGGTCGACGTCGTCCACTCTGGCGACATCACCGTCACCGGCGCGGGCTCCCAGGCGATCGTCGCGGAGAGCATCAACGGCGGCGGTGGCCACGCCAACTTCGACCTGAGCGGCATCGCCATGCCGTCGCTGTCGAGCGCGCTGCCCGACGTCGCGATCCCGACGCCCGATCTCGGCGAGCTCGACGGCATCCCCAACCTCGTCAAGGGCGAGCCCACCAATCGCCCGGTCGATCCGGTGATCGTCGCGGCGCGGGTCGGCGCGAACGAGGCGACCTCGATGGCGGCGGGTAACGTCAACGTCAGCATCTCGGGCACCATGGGTGCGGGCGGCGACTTTGGCAGCGGCACCACCATCCGTTCGATTGGCGGCGGTGGCGGCACCGTCACCTTGAGCGGCCTCATCGTGAAGCCGACCGTTCCTACCACCACGGCGGGCATCGGCGCCGCGGCGACCGGAACCGTCAGCGCGCAGGCGACCTATGTCGTCGGCCTCGGCGCCAAGAACAGCAGCGACAGCGGCGGCGCGGCCATCGTCTCGAGCCATAATGGCGAGATCGTCACCACCGGCAAGGGCTCGACCGGTGTCGTCCTCCAGTCGATCGGCGGCGGCGGCGGCCAGGCGCTGGTCAATCTCGCCGTCGAGGACCTGTCGGTCATCGAAAGCGTCCGGCTCGGCCTCGGCGCGGTCGGGACGTCGAACTCGGACGGCGGCGCGGTATCGCGGACTCAGGCGGGGGCGGTGTTCACCACCAACCAATATGCCCATGGCGCGGTGATCCAGTCGATCGGCGGCGGCGGCGGCACCGCCATCGCCTCGGTCCATGCCGTTCCGGCCGCCGGCGCTGCGGGCGTCCGCACCACGCAGGGCTGGACCGAAGCGGCGCTTCCGCAGGCGTCGTCGGCCACCGCTCCGGCGGTCGTGTCGCTCGGCGCCACGGGCGGCAGCGGCAATGACGGCGGCGCGGTCAGCGTCTCCTTCACCGGCGGCTTCTCGACCGAAGGCGCGCGCGCCAACGGCCTGATCGTCCAGTCGATCGGCGGGGGCGGGGGCGAGGTCGTCCTCGACGGCCTGACCGCGCGTTCGATCATCCTCGGCGGCCAAGCCGGAGCGAGCGGCTCGGGAGGCGACGTGACGGTCGCCAACAACGGCGTCGTGGTCACCCGCGGCACCGGCGCCAACGGCATCGTGCTGCAGTCGATCGGCGGCGGCGGCGGGGCACTGTTCGGCAGCGGCCCGCAGTTGAGCCTCACCTTGTCGAACGCCAACAGCGGCAATGCGGGCGCGGTCCGCCTGACCCAGACCGGCGACATCGCCGTCCTTGGCGGTGGCAACAGCTACGGCATCCTCGCGCAGAGCATCGGCGGCGGCGGCGGCCTCGTCGATGGCCTCTTCGCAGGGACGGCCGGCGGGGTCGGCCGGGGCGGGCTCATCGATCTCAAAATCGACGGGCAGGTCTTCACGCCCGGCACCGGTTCGACCGCGGTCGCGGCGCAGAGCCTGGGCTCGCTCGGTGGCGGCAACATCACCATCACCGCCAATGGCGCCGTTCGCGGCGGCAGCGGCACCGGCACCGGGGCGGGCGTCCTCCTCGACGGCGGCAAGGACAATCTCCTCACCAGCAACCAGTCGCTCTCGGCGGTCTCGGGTCTCGCGGCGCGCGGCACCAGCGGAAACGATACCGTCGTCAACAATGGGCTCGCGGTCGGCAACTTCAGCCTTGGCGGCGGGACCAACGCGCTCCTCAACACGTTCGGGGCGACGCTCGTCACCATCGATAGCATCGACCTGCGCGACGGGCCCGGCAGCGATGGCACCTTCACCAATGCCGGAACCCTGCTCCTCGGCCAGTCGGCGAGCCGCTATCCGCTCGATCTCGCGGCCGGCGACCGCTTCGTGCCGCTGCGCACGAACGATCCCACGACCGACGTGCTGCTCGGCACCAACGTCATCAGCAAGGTGGCGCTCGACGGCAATCTCCTCCTCACTGCGTCGAGCAAGTCGTTCTGGGACGTCGCCTTCGGGCCTTATGCGTCCGACCAGATCAACGTCACGGGCAATGCGGCGGTGAACGGGACGGCCGACATCACCCTGACCTGGCTCCAGAACAACAAGCCGGTGGCCCTGGTCACGACCGGCGGCACCGCCGCCGACAACGGGCTCAAGGTCAAGGACACGCTGGCGATGGATTACCGGGTCCAGACCACAGGCAATGCGATCAACCTCGCCTTCACGAGCAACTTCGGGCAGCAGTTCCTGACCGCGAACGAGCGCGCGCTGGGCCGCTCGCTCGACTCCGCGCTCAACGCGGGCGACTCCCCGACCATCGGTCGTCTGCTCGCGCTGCTCGGCAACCTCGAAAACGGGCAGGAGTCGACCTACAAGGCGATCTTTGCCGAGCTCGACCCGTCGATGTTCGCCGCGCCGCAGCTCCTCCAGTTCGACAGCGCGCGCCGGTTCGGTGCGGGCGTGCTCGGCTGCCGCGAGGCAGTCGACACGGGCAAGTCGTGCGTGTGGGGCGAAGTCGACGGCACGCGCTACCGGCGCGGCACCGAGCGCGGCGAATATCGCTTCGACCAGGATGCGGGCGCACGCCTCCGGATGGGCTACCAGCATGGCCTCGGCAATGGCTGGACCGCAGGCATCTCGCTCGGCTTCGACGATAGCGGCAGGTTCAACTATGCCGGTGATCGCGCCGAAGGCTCGGCCGAGGGCTTCCACCTCGGCGTCGCGGCGTCGCGGCGGTTCGGCAAGAACGACGCCGCCCTCGCCAGCGTGGCGCTGAGCGGGGGGATCCAGACGGTCGACCTCACCCGCCGGCAGTCGATCTTCGTCAGCCGCACGGGCGTCAGCCACTACAAGACCGATTATCTCGGCGGCACGGCGCGCCTGTCCTACACCTTCGACATGGGGACGCTGTTTGCGCGGCCCGAACTTGAAGCCTCGATGTTCCGCCTCGGCCAGCAGCGCTTCGCCGAGCAGGGCCTCGAAGGGCTCGGGATCACCGGTCTCAAGCACCACGAGTGGATCGGCACGGCCTCGCCGCTCCTCAGCGTCGGCGCGCATTTGTCGCCGACGATCACCCTGTCGCTCAAGGGCGGTGGCGTGTTCCACAACGAGGGCGCAATCACCGCCCCGCTGCGGCTGGTCGGAGAGAATGCGGGCGCCGATCCGGCGATGATCCGCAGCCTGTTCGACAAGAGCAGCTGGATGGGCGGCGCCGAGCTTCGGGTCACCGGATCGGGCGCCACTTCGCTCGACTTCGGCTACCGGATCGAAGCGGGCAAGTCGGTGCAGAGCCAGGAGGGCCGGCTGACCTTCCGCGCCCGCTTCTGACGGGGTAGGTTGCGCGTGGGGCAAGCCAAACGACTTGGCCCGCTCGTCCTGGGGGGAGGGTCCGGACTGCTGACCTCGTGTCGCATTCCGAGCCGTCCGCTTTCGGCCAGTTGCGGATGCTCGGGGAACAATATGGTGGGCTGGCGAGCCAGCCCACCATATCACTCAAATCTCAGTCGCTTCGGAAAGCGCCAAAGCGTCTTCGACTTCTACGCCAAGGTATCGAACCGTCGTCTCGATCTTGGTATGCCCGAGCAAGATCTGCACTGCGCGCAGGTTACCTGTCTGCTTGTAGATCAGGGCTGCCTTCGTTCGCCGGAGTGAATGAGTGCCGTAGTCCTCTCGACGAAGTCCAATCGCCGTCACCCACTCGTCGACCAGACGAGCGTATTGCCGAGTGCTCATATGTGAAAGCCGGTCAACACGGCTGGGAAAGACATACTCGTCGAGCGAGCCACCGCGCCGCTCAAGCCACTGGAGCAGGCTCGTGCGAGCGGGCTCCAGAAGTTCGAACTGCACCGGACGGCCGGTCTTCTGCTGGACGATTATTGCTCGCTGGCGGATGCGGGCTCCGCTTACCAGCTCATCGATCTTGATCTTAACGAGGTCGCATCCGCGAAGCTTGCTGTCGATCGCTAGGTCGAAGAGGGCGCGATCGCGAAGGCGGTGTTCCTGCTCCAGGAAAAAGCGCACGGCCCAGACCTGCTTGGGTAGAAGCGGGCGCTTCGCACCGAGCTTTCGGCCAACATTCCACGCGGGACGGTCTTCCTGACCGGGATCGTAGATTGCATGTCCCATGCTTCATCTCCTCAGGCCAACAGCGGCCGAGGAGAAAACGAACTAAGAGGCTGTGCATGGTGCGAAGTGGGATGGCGGGCTCTAGGCGCTCGAAGGCAGACAGCAGACATTCGCCAGTGAGAAGTACGACGCCATGGATGATCAGCGACGGCTTACCTTTGAAGAGATACCTCGCTCAGGCCTCAACTGACTTGTAGACTATGCGTAAGAGGAAACTGGTCATGAGAAAGCATACGGGCAAGACACCCTCCGAGGTTCGAATCGCACTTCGTCTGCCAACCGACACGTTAGCTCTCATCGACCAGGCCGCAGCAGCGCTGGGCAAGTCACGCTCCGAGTTTATTCTCGATAGCGTGCGACCCCGGTCGATCGACGCAGTTCTCGACCAACGCGTGTTCGAGCTTGATGAAGTGCAGACAGCTCACTTCCTAGATGTCATGACGACCCCCCCGAAAGCTAACCAGGCACTCAAAGCTCTGATGCACAAGCGGCCTATTTGGGATTGAGTATTGGCTTTGCCCTCGGATGCGCCGCAGCTGGTGGATAGCGGAACGGCGGCTTCCGTGTCCAGGGAGGCGCATAGCCGACATTCGCCGGAGCAAGAGGCTGCTGCTCACCGAAGCCACTGGGCAGACCCCTGAGGCATACGCCCGTCCAGCGTTGAGATGGCTTGCATCAGCTCGTCGTACCTGACCACCTGACGCAGGAGATGTGATCTTCGCCCCGTGAGTAATAGTGACACTTGTTGGCATTGCGGCAGCCGTCATGCGGCTCAGCCAAAAAGGCGGGGTTGGCGATAAGGTCGCGGCAGATGCCCAAATGAGCGTTAGTGGGAAGGGCGGCGGCATTGGCGCTAGCCCGTCCCGAGACGATGAATGACCGCTTCGGATGCCGAACTGCGACTGCAACGCTCTCAAGGTGCCGCGCGAGAAGGATCTCGGGTCTGGCCGGATATATGAGGCGCTTGTCGATGTTATAGAAGCCGGAGGAAAGGTCGATGAAGTCGAACGGCAGTCCGCAGAGAAGATCCTGCGCACGCTCGGCGCCCTCCTCATCGAACGCGCTGTGGCCGGTGCGCAGCGATATCCGCAGGGAACTTTCAATGCCCTGAGATCGCAACCAGTCAGCCAAGCTAGCTAGCTCGTCACGCACGTATGCCGCGTGCGGATTGAGCCGATCATCGACTAACAAGCTAAGCAGATAGCCGTGAGCGGCATGTATCTGAACATGGCGGAAGCCATGTCCGATCGCCAAGGTTCCACCTGTGCGGAACGCCTCCGTGAGACGGGCAAGGTCGGCACGACTATGCTGGTGGACCAAAGATCGGGCCTGATCGAGAACCTGGTCTCCATTGGTGGTCAGGAACTTGCGGGCTCCCTGATATCCCTTCCAGGCGGTCGCGAGCTGCACGCCGGGATTCGAACCGGCATCCGAGATGGCAGCGGCCACGCGCCCCCAGACTGGACTGCTGCCGATAGTTGGCGTGGATCGATTGCTACCATACCCGCCGGGCACAACGACGTTGCCGACGATGGCGCAGTACAGGTTGGACGAACTTCGCTCCCGGTAGAAATCGACGTAGCGGCAATCGGGGTCGCCTTCCGTGACGAAGCCGGTGTTCACTCCCAGGAAGAAGACCCGCCTATCGCTCAAGCCCGCCATAGCGATCATCATTCTGGGCCATTTTGGTGAGGATGTCCTGCTCAAGGTCCCCACCAAGAATGGTCGAAATCCGGAAAAGATAGATGGCAGCGTCGGCCACTTCCTCGCGTAGATGGGCAGCCACCTCGTCCAGCCTAGGGCCGTGATAGCGCGGATTGGTAAAACTCAGCCCCACCTTCTTCAGCTGATTGGCGAACTCGCCGATCTCGCCAACTAAGCCAACCAGTTCCCGCGACAGCTGATCATGGCGCTCAGCGTCGGATGAAAAGGTTACGCTGAAGCCTCGACGCTCGTCGGCGGCAATCTGGCGTCTCACGATGGAAGAAAAGTCCACTAGCCATTCCTCCGCACGAAATTCAGAAGCAACGACCCGACCGCGATGATGGCTGCGGCCACGAGACTGGTCGCGACACCAGTCAGACCCTCGATCAGCTTGTTTTGCACCAGAAAGATCGCCAGCGAGTTGATAATGATGGCGATCACGAGACCAATGTTGGTCCATTGCTGATTGATCTCAAGGCGCCGGATCACGGATCGGGTTGCCTTTGGCAGCAGCGCCAGGCTTTCCTGTTTCTCGGACTGCACGCGTGGATCATCGGTGACCTGCGCATGGGTTTTCTGCAGATGTGTCTTGATTGGCCAAATGCCCATCTGAAAGCCGTGCTGCCCAGCATAGAGCCGGGTTGCTGCGCCGCTAAGTCGGCAGAATTCGGCTTTAGCGATAGGCTCTCCTTGCGGCAGCTCAATATATTTGTCGCTGATGTTCTGGGTGACAATCCCAAGATTGCCGCTGAACCCGGGGTCAGCATAGGTTGCAACCGCGCTTAGACCTACACTGAATAGGGAACCCTTACTAACAACTTTCACCGATACGTTGGACGGTGTCTCGAGCTCTTCAGCAGTAATTAGCACAACTCGGTGCCCTGGCTTAATCAACGCGTGCTGACCGGGCTGAAGCTCAATGCGCGCACCATCTTCCGTAAGATCATAATAAACGTCGCCAAGGCGGAGCTCGTAGCACGCACCATTCAAGCGATTTAGGTCAGCGTTTCTGACCAATCGCCCCGCTACGATCTCAGCTTCGATGTCATTGTCGTTCAGAACTGCCATGTTGCCCCTCGAATTTCAGCGGCAACCTCGTTCGCCGCGCAAACCCCGTCGCCTCTGCGTGTTGCTGGTGGCGCCGTTTGCAATGCTACGTCAGGCGAGATTGCACCGAATAGACACGAGCTTGTGACCTTGTTCGCTCACCGGTGGCAAGTGCCGAAGGCGAAGCTGCAGCCGTAAGATCGACTGCGGACACAGCAGTGCTACCGCAATGCGGATCGCACTGCTCGAGACTAGGGTGTGAAGACACTTGCGCTCGAAAAATCTGCATCGACACTTACCGCCGAGCTGGACGAAATTCGGCATTCTTATGAGAGCCGAAGCAGTTGCCGCTTAAGCACAGGGCTGTAGGTTCTCGATCTTCCCCGCCGCCGCCGAGGTGCAACTAAGGCTAAACTTCTTGTCGCCAACCTCTGCTGACCATAACGATCACGGTTAAGGCGGCGAGTGCTAGATGAGGCGGGCAGTATGACGGTGCCGGGTAAGGAAAAGGCTGTTGCGTATCCGACTAAGGCCTTCTTCGTGCGCATGATCACCCGCGACATCAGTCTCGAGGACTGCATTTTGGACTTGATCGACAACAGCGTCGACGGCGCCTGGAGCCAGGAAGGCAGTCGGCCAATGGGGTTGGCCGACGGCGCCGATCTGTCCAGCTACAGGATCGAGATCGAGGCGGGACCGGAAGCATTCGTCATCAGGGACAACTGCGGTGGCATGACGCTGGACGCCGCCGCCGATCACGCCTTCAGCTTCGGTCGCAGCTCGCTCTCAGAGCACGACGAGTACAGCATCGGGGTCTATGGCATCGGCATGAAGCGCGCCGTGTTCAAGTTGGGCTCGGAAATTCGGGTGCGCAGCACCTTCACCAGTGAGGACGGCAACCGAATGTCGTTCGCGGTCCCGATCAACGTCATCGACTGGCTCGGGAGCGACGCCCCGCCGTGGGACTTCGATATCGTGGACGACGATCCGCTCGATGCCGACGGAGTCGAGATCGTCGTGAGGTCGTTAACTCAAGGCTCGTCCACCTCCTTCTCCAGCCCGGCTTTCCTGCAGAACCTGAAGCGTACGATCGCACGGGACTATTCCTTCCATCTACTGCGGGGTCTCCGCATCTTTCTCAATGGCGAACCCGTTACGGGGTGGGCCATCGAACTGCGGCAAAGCGACGAGTTCGTACCGGTCCGCATGGAATACGAGGACGAAGTGGAGGGCCAGCCGGTCTCGATCGAGATCATCGGCGGCATGGCCGCGCCACCGCCAGAGAGCATCGATCCGGACGAGAGTGAGGAAGGCGACCGTCGCTACGGATGGTACGTCGTCTGCAACGGCCGCATTGTACTGGCCGCCGACAAGTCGCAAATCACGGGCTGGGGAACCGAGGGGTGGCCTCAGTGGCATTACCAGTACGCTGGCTTTATCGGTATTATCTTCTTCACTGCCGCCAAGGCGTCTGCCCTCCCGCTCACCACCACAAAGAGGAGCGTAGACACTTCGTCGGAGGTGTACCGCCGCGCTCGACCCAGGATGCGCGAAGTATCCAAGTCCTGGATCTCGTATACGAACCAGCGCAAGCAGGCCCTCGAAGAAGCCAGGCGAAAAGAGAACGCCGCGGTCGCCGTTCCGCTCGCCGCGGTCGCCTCCCGCAGCGCTGTCACTCTCCCGACGCTTGTTCCAAAGCCGGTCGAGAAGCCGGCCAACATCAATTACTCGGTACCGGTAACCCGCATGAAGAAGATGGCCAAAGCGCTCGGCAGCATCAACATGCCGTATCGTGAGGTCGGGCTGAAGACGTTCGACTACGCCTACGACGACCTCGTTGGAGACGATTGATGGCGTCCTTCGATGTGGTCAATTATAGTCTGCGCCCGAGCAAAAGCATCCAGCGGCAGCTCGTCTTCGAAGGTGTGAAGAAGCTCCAGGCGCAGCTAGATCTCGACCGCTTGGTGTACGTCGGGTTCGGCTCGATCTGGTTCACCGACTTCGTTCTCGCGCACAAGCTGCTGGGCGTCGACGACATGGTTTCAATTGAAAGCAACGAAGTCGGCTATCGGCGCGCCGTCTTCAACTCGCCTTATGCGACTGTTCGTGTCCGGCACGGTTTCTCGTCGGCGGTCCTGCCGTCCCTCTACGAGGACGAAATCGTCCGTGGGCGACCTTGGCTGGTGTGGCTGGACTACGATAAGGAGTTCAACGCCGACCTGAAGGAGGACGTCGTCGCCCTGGTCGAGAACGCACCGACCAACAGCATCCTTCTCGTGACCTTCAATGGAAACGAGATGAAGTACGACAAGGCTCCCGAACGCCCCGAGCATCTTAAGCGGCTCTTCGGCTCCGTGGTCCCGGACGACCTGCCGACCAGGGCATGCAAAGACGATCGGATGCAGGAAACGCTAGCCGACTTCTCGCTTCAGATGATGCAGTCTGTCGCCGCGGATCTCGCCAGGCCTGGCGGCTTCGTGCCCGCATTCCGTCTTATTTATCGCGATGTCGCTCCGATGGTCACCGTGGGAGGCGTCCTTCCGGCAAGAGGGGCGGCCCGGATCGCTTCCGAGGTCGTCCGGGCTGCCGATTGGCCTTGCCGGCCCCAAAAACCCATCGTGGCGCCGCATCTCACGGTGCGGGAGGCGGCTTCGCTTCAGAGCAGATTGCCTTGTGTCGGCCGCCTGGAGCGTGCGGACGTGCAGGCACTCGGCTTCGACTTGGAAGACGACCAGCTAGAAGCTTTTCAGGCCTACTACCGGCATTACCCGGCCTATGCACAGATTGTGGCATGAGGCGACCGAAGCTCACCGTCGAGTTCGGAGCCGAACCACGGTCGACATATCGACGTCTGGCCGTAGCAGCTCTGCCATG
This genomic window from Sphingomonas rosea contains:
- a CDS encoding ATP-binding protein, whose protein sequence is MITRDISLEDCILDLIDNSVDGAWSQEGSRPMGLADGADLSSYRIEIEAGPEAFVIRDNCGGMTLDAAADHAFSFGRSSLSEHDEYSIGVYGIGMKRAVFKLGSEIRVRSTFTSEDGNRMSFAVPINVIDWLGSDAPPWDFDIVDDDPLDADGVEIVVRSLTQGSSTSFSSPAFLQNLKRTIARDYSFHLLRGLRIFLNGEPVTGWAIELRQSDEFVPVRMEYEDEVEGQPVSIEIIGGMAAPPPESIDPDESEEGDRRYGWYVVCNGRIVLAADKSQITGWGTEGWPQWHYQYAGFIGIIFFTAAKASALPLTTTKRSVDTSSEVYRRARPRMREVSKSWISYTNQRKQALEEARRKENAAVAVPLAAVASRSAVTLPTLVPKPVEKPANINYSVPVTRMKKMAKALGSINMPYREVGLKTFDYAYDDLVGDD
- a CDS encoding O-methyltransferase; translation: MASFDVVNYSLRPSKSIQRQLVFEGVKKLQAQLDLDRLVYVGFGSIWFTDFVLAHKLLGVDDMVSIESNEVGYRRAVFNSPYATVRVRHGFSSAVLPSLYEDEIVRGRPWLVWLDYDKEFNADLKEDVVALVENAPTNSILLVTFNGNEMKYDKAPERPEHLKRLFGSVVPDDLPTRACKDDRMQETLADFSLQMMQSVAADLARPGGFVPAFRLIYRDVAPMVTVGGVLPARGAARIASEVVRAADWPCRPQKPIVAPHLTVREAASLQSRLPCVGRLERADVQALGFDLEDDQLEAFQAYYRHYPAYAQIVA
- a CDS encoding DUF1778 domain-containing protein, translated to MRKHTGKTPSEVRIALRLPTDTLALIDQAAAALGKSRSEFILDSVRPRSIDAVLDQRVFELDEVQTAHFLDVMTTPPKANQALKALMHKRPIWD
- a CDS encoding tyrosine-type recombinase/integrase, yielding MGHAIYDPGQEDRPAWNVGRKLGAKRPLLPKQVWAVRFFLEQEHRLRDRALFDLAIDSKLRGCDLVKIKIDELVSGARIRQRAIIVQQKTGRPVQFELLEPARTSLLQWLERRGGSLDEYVFPSRVDRLSHMSTRQYARLVDEWVTAIGLRREDYGTHSLRRTKAALIYKQTGNLRAVQILLGHTKIETTVRYLGVEVEDALALSEATEI
- a CDS encoding dCTP deaminase domain-containing protein; this translates as MAVLNDNDIEAEIVAGRLVRNADLNRLNGACYELRLGDVYYDLTEDGARIELQPGQHALIKPGHRVVLITAEELETPSNVSVKVVSKGSLFSVGLSAVATYADPGFSGNLGIVTQNISDKYIELPQGEPIAKAEFCRLSGAATRLYAGQHGFQMGIWPIKTHLQKTHAQVTDDPRVQSEKQESLALLPKATRSVIRRLEINQQWTNIGLVIAIIINSLAIFLVQNKLIEGLTGVATSLVAAAIIAVGSLLLNFVRRNG